The DNA sequence CCTGAACCCCTTAGTCAACAAAATCCCAACAAACCATTTGCGATCTAGCTAGCTGGTACAaaatacaattaattaattaatgctaGCCAGAACCCCTAGTACTTTTTTCACGACTCACATATTCCGTTGCCCTACGTGCTTAGTCACACATTTTTCTCTTATTAATAATTCATTACAATTGAGCATTGAACACAAATACTATCAATCATTTCCACAACTATAGATAATTAATCCGAGCCACGCACCTCTAATAGCATCATATTATTTAATCACACTAAGCTCGCAGCAGCACTAGTAGTACAGCTGCAATTAAGGTAACTTCATCCGGTGGTAGGGGCTTGGTCTAGTTGTCAGGGTGTCTAGTGAACGAGGAGGAGGCGGTGGAACCATGCTGCGGCGGCCATTCCAACGGCAACCCAACCCCTGCAGTAGGAACTCCAACTGATGTTGATGGGCCATTAATAATATTGGTATTGCACTGATCATGAGCTGCTGCTGCGGGTGCTGCAGCTGGGTGGTGCTGATCATTCTGATGATGATGACCATCGATACTAACGTTTTTGACATTACtggaagaggaggaagatgatTGTAACAACCGGATTTGCCTCTTCAAGAACTTGACGTATCGAATAGCTTCGTCTAACATAGAAGCAGTATCCATTTTAGTTCCTCCAGGAACGAGTCTTTGGAGGATACGAATTTTCTCGCTTATCCTCTCTCGCCGGTGACGCGCAGCCACGCTCTGGGGATCATCACTGATTCGCACATTCCGCCTTTTGGGCTTTCGGATTGTAGCTGGATCGATGTCCACCGGCTGCATAGCGGCGATCCTGTACATCATTTCCTTCATAGCTCCAAGCTCTTCTTCACCAGTTGCTACGGAGGCCTGGTCTTGATCATCTTCTTGATCATCTAATTCCAtcatagtattattattattcccTGCAGCGGCGGCTAGTAGTACTTGATGAGcgtgatgatgatggtgatcgATGATTAGTTGATCATGATCATGAATATTCAAAGGGGAGGGAACATACTGATGATGGGTAGATGAGGAGGATGGGGTTTGATGATGCCCTTGAAGATGGAGAGGAAAGTTTGGCCAAAGAGAAGAATACTCAAAGGAGGAGGAGATCTCATGTGGGAGGATGGGATCTTCCATGCTAACATGATCATGATTAAGATCCTGCCCGCCGGAAGAGTTTAGAGACAGCTTACTTGCATAATCAATATTGATGTCCATGCTTTTCTGTGCCGGTAAATTCCAACTGatgattatttatattgaaaataaaaataaatttgggaAGATACAAATTCGATCTACCAGTTGATCAAGTGGACTTGAAGTGGTATTTGTGGCCTGTACATGCGATCAATGATAACACAAAAATATAGCACCATTTAACTCGTCCGGTGATTGGCGATCAaacggcaaaaaaaaaaaagtctgcTAGGTTTTCAATTGAAGCTTTAGAAGGAACGATCCAACACTCACCATCTaaaggtagagagagagataggagggagagggagggggagagagagagagagagagagagagagagtattggAGCAAAATTTTAGTGAAGGAAGAGGGAGAAGCATGCATGATATGCAACAAAGCAGAAGAGGGAtgaattgatgaaatagaacaAGATAATGGGTGGAAGGGGGACCCACAAAAGCGATCAAGTGATGATCAAGGGGTTAAATGATCTTATATCTTTATCTGGCAAAGTTGTCTAGGGTCAAGGATTGCACTTCTGAGAGCTTGCAGGCTTTGCCACATTCCTAGGGTTCTCTCCCATTTATTtacttaatataaatataaatatatttatacatgGAGTAGTACAAGCACTGAAATTCTAGCACTGCTTCTTCTTTATGCTTCATGATTCGCTGTTGCGGAGATAATTACTTCGGTTACTCTTTCAGCCAAAATTGGGTTTCGTGCGGGGGTGAGGTTTCCTTGGTTTTAGTCTTGCGTACACACAGTATTTTTTGGGTCAATTTATGGTATCACCAATGTTATAAACGgtgtatttttcaaaaattgaatACCAAAAACGTGTATTTggtaatattaatttataaaaaattttattttaatcgttaaaaaagatcatgtttttaataataccgtatgtaaaatgaaaaactaaaaatagtccTTTGAATCATATCCACACCAGCTTATATATTTCATGTcaaatttaattacttttttttgtttatgaatttattgtaatttttagTCTGCCTATATTACCTCTTTAAGGGATTCAAACACAAAAATTGAATAGCATTTTGTAAATCAGAACTATTGTATAAGGCCTAACGAATCAATAATGCAAAAATTATTGGACCTAAcgaattaaaacataaaaaataacaaaccaTGCATACCAAATTGACCAGACGTAatgaactaaaacataaaaaataacaaaacccaaaaatacaAACTATACCAAATTGACTGTACTGAATCCATCGGACCTAATggactaaaacataaaaaatacaaattgtaCCAAATTGATCGTATCGAATCTATCGGACCTAGTGAAttgaaacataaaaaatacaaattgacacaccccgaccgaagtCAAGGCATGCTGGCCTTCACGTgggagtgacgtaaccatgtgcacagtgcagaagttaagaaataataataaaagtacgaataaataaaaaccaagctatacactaAGTAGATAACatacaagtgcaagcgtaagtgtgaaaaacaatattcagagcacggaagacctagtgcagtctgggggaacaaacactaaataaacacacccagaggtggtcctactctggtgataatctgtcagatatgccgtgaatccctcgagagccaccaacagagctatccaaactagaacatggaggggcgcaaaatagaaagcgtgagtgggcaaaaacaaagcttttcaatattaaaagtactaacccctcgctgtaaaacctgtatagtttcccaaaaaatagaatatgcacatatatataaatcacgctcagaaatatgccatgtcgaatgcctctaaataaaatgcaagtactcaggtaatgtcaaatcaatgccatgaaatctgtcagccgaagtcacctaacgtgacctatatggctgaatctagagctcgaATCTCCAACttactaactatacctgcacacgagtcggaaccacctaaagtggtctgtacgacaggactgggtgtaaataaatacgctcaagtgctatgatcacgtgaagactaggtgaataatcgcgggtcacctacgagtcggaaccacctatagtggtctctacaacaggattgtgcacctaacttggatccaagatgaacgTGTGGTGctggaggtgaacatcacgtgaaggactatgccctactctgggtgggagcactaacaccgggggtgcaggttatgagctctctatgcatctcaaatcat is a window from the Pyrus communis chromosome 16, drPyrComm1.1, whole genome shotgun sequence genome containing:
- the LOC137719484 gene encoding transcription factor HEC3-like, with translation MDINIDYASKLSLNSSGGQDLNHDHVSMEDPILPHEISSSFEYSSLWPNFPLHLQGHHQTPSSSSTHHQYVPSPLNIHDHDQLIIDHHHHHAHQVLLAAAAGNNNNTMMELDDQEDDQDQASVATGEEELGAMKEMMYRIAAMQPVDIDPATIRKPKRRNVRISDDPQSVAARHRRERISEKIRILQRLVPGGTKMDTASMLDEAIRYVKFLKRQIRLLQSSSSSSSNVKNVSIDGHHHQNDQHHPAAAPAAAAHDQCNTNIINGPSTSVGVPTAGVGLPLEWPPQHGSTASSSFTRHPDN